A single window of Carassius auratus strain Wakin unplaced genomic scaffold, ASM336829v1 scaf_tig00215652, whole genome shotgun sequence DNA harbors:
- the LOC113095280 gene encoding 1-acyl-sn-glycerol-3-phosphate acyltransferase alpha-like: MDAVWMLPVLLVLPLLLLTSSTFVFYFKKCFYVAYMMLLAVITIPICILKSGGRDIENMRVIRFVVRHVKYFLGLRFQVSGWEHLQTDGPYVIISNHQSSLDVLGMMEILPDRCTMIAKKELVWAGTVGMVCWLGGIVFINRQKTRDAKNVMSDAAKTMLADQIRLWVFPEGTRNQNGGLLPFKKGAFHLAIQAQVPIIPIVFSSYSNFYLRKEKEFKSGTITLKVLPKIETKGLTADDVTTLSEKSFSVMHSAFMEISSQTTQSNGPSSH, translated from the exons ATGGATGCCGTGTGGATGCTCCCTGTGCTGCTGGTGCTCCCGCTCCTGTTATTGACCAGCAGCACGTtcgttttctatttcaaaaagtGCTTCTATGTGGCGTACATGATGCTGCTGGCCGTTATCACCATCCCGATTTGCATTCTTAAAAGCGGCGGCAGGGACATTGAGAATATGAG GGTCATCCGCTTCGTGGTTCGCCATGTGAAGTACTTCCTTGGTCTGCGCTTTCAGGTCAGCGGTTGGGAACATCTCCAGACAGATGGACCATACGTCATCATCTCCAACCACCAGTCATCACTCGATGTGCTAG GTATGATGGAGATCCTGCCGGACCGCTGCACGATGATCGCTAAGAAGGAGCTGGTATGGGCCGGGACAGTGGGCATGGTTTGCTGGCTGGGAGGAATCGTCTTCATTAACCGCCAAAAGACCAGGGACGCCAAGAACGTCATGAGCGATGCCGCTAAAACCATGTTGGCCGATCAG ATCCGATTGTGGGTGTTTCCAGAAGGCACACGGAATCAGAACGGCGGGCTTTTGCCTTTCAAAAAGGGAGCGTTTCACCTGGCCATTCAAGCACAG gtTCCCATCATACCCATCGTCTTCTCTTCCTACAGCAACTTCTACCTACGGAAagagaaagagttcaaatcag GAACCATTACTCTGAAAGTCCTACCAAAGATCGAGACAAAGGGACTGACGGCAGATGATGTGACGACGCTCTCCGAGAAATCCTTCAGTGTCATGCATTCGGCCTTCATGGAGATCTCCAGCCAAACCACGCAGAGCAATGGGCCGTCTTCCCACTGA
- the LOC113095283 gene encoding epidermal growth factor-like protein 7, which translates to MYTAVLFSSSLFLLHVTCTPQIHGHRGRRVCVGDARSRGVSHSTESFLQPVHKPYITMCQNHRMCSTYKTIYRVSYRQVSRAAPSSHIYPECCPGWRRMHSHNCNRAVCEQSCVNGGWCVRPNHCACPRGWTGRYCQTDVDECEEGQRCSQKCVNKVGSYRCVCQDGFSLAEDEVTCSRLPAPSPRPGDERSSRSHAGEGLGLVANVTEEVQILKTRVELLEQKLEMVLAPFTTLFPLDGVGDTNSFLSDRNNFLSHSLQQLDRIESLSEQVGFLEERIGACACQEN; encoded by the exons atgtacaCAGCGGTGCTGTTCTCCTCTTCTCTGTTTCTCCTGCATGTGACCTGCACGCCTCAGATTCACGGTCACCGCgg gagGAGAGTGTGTGTTGGAGATGCTCGGAGTCGTGGTGTGTCTCACAGCACAGAGTCGTTTCTTCAGCCCGTACACAAACCCTACATCACCATGTGCCAAAACCACCGCATGTGTAGCACGTACAA GACAATCTACAGGGTTTCTTACAGGCAGGTGAGCAGAGCAGCTCCCAGTTCACACATTTACCCAGAATGCTGTCCGGGATGGCGACGCATGCATTCACACAACTGTAACCGAG ccgTGTGTGAGCAGTCTTGTGTAAATGGAGGCTGGTGTGTAAGGCCTAATCACTGCGCATGTCCGAGAGGATGGACGGGACGATACTGCCAAACAG atgtGGATGAGTGTGAGGAGGGTCAGCGCTGCTCACAGAAGTGTGTGAATAAGGTGGGGAGTTATCGGTGTGTGTGTCAGGACGGATTCAGTCTGGCTGAAGATGAAGTAACATGTTCAAGACTTCCTGCTCCGTCCCCGCGGCCCGGCGACGAACGCTCATCCAGAAGCCATGCTG GTGAAGGTTTGGGATTGGTGGCAAACGTTACTGAAGAAGTTCAGATCCTTAAAACCAGAGTGGAACTCCTCGAgcag aaaCTAGAGATGGTTCTTGCTCCCTTCACCACGCTCTTCCCCTTGGATGGTGTGGGAGACACTAACAGCTTCCTGTCTGATAGGAACAACTTCCTGTCGCATTCTCTGCAGCAACTAGACCGAATCGAGTCGCTCAGTGAGCAGGTCGGGTTCCTGGAGGAGCGTATCGGAGCTT GTGCCTGCCAGGAAAACTAG